The proteins below are encoded in one region of Rhodopirellula halodulae:
- a CDS encoding dihydrofolate reductase family protein, producing the protein MSADVSVFIATSLDGFIARKDGDLDWLDQANATVPEGEDCGYAEFMKSVDVLVMGRNTYQKVRTFGAWPYGETPVVVLSQNTIEFPEDFPNCVTHSAESPTDLHRRLSEEGAKKLYIDGGITIQRFLRAGLINEMIITAIPVLIGEGIPLFGLLEKDIWLTHQDTKIFDCGFVQSKYRVDQASN; encoded by the coding sequence ATGTCAGCCGACGTCTCTGTGTTCATTGCCACCAGCCTCGACGGATTCATCGCTCGCAAAGACGGGGATCTTGATTGGCTCGATCAAGCCAATGCAACCGTGCCGGAAGGCGAGGATTGCGGCTACGCAGAATTCATGAAGTCTGTCGATGTGCTGGTGATGGGGCGCAACACCTACCAGAAAGTGCGAACGTTTGGTGCGTGGCCTTACGGCGAGACACCCGTTGTTGTGCTGAGCCAGAACACGATTGAGTTCCCTGAAGACTTTCCCAACTGCGTCACTCATTCCGCGGAATCACCAACGGATTTGCATCGTCGTCTGTCCGAGGAAGGTGCCAAGAAACTCTACATCGACGGCGGGATCACCATCCAGCGATTCCTGCGAGCGGGATTGATCAATGAAATGATCATCACGGCGATCCCCGTGTTGATCGGCGAGGGAATCCCACTGTTTGGACTGCTTGAGAAAGACATCTGGCTCACTCACCAAGATACTAAAATCTTTGACTGTGGTTTCGTGCAGTCGAAATATCGGGTGGACCAAGCCTCCAATTAG
- the pdxR gene encoding MocR-like pyridoxine biosynthesis transcription factor PdxR, which yields MPRRNEHFEFDWIQLNGEGTTPVYQQLENQLRQAIVGQMLKPEDRVPSSRNLASAIGVSRNTVLSAYEQLISEGYLESVRGSGTRVAKIPPQAFDFNSAHTATTPTKQSSARLSTLGQQLAQEAQWLPPVSKRPKAFTPHLPATDEFPTALWNRFSVEQSRWSDKHLRLGDPQGYYPLRESIAQYMAVSRGLSCEPEQVVMTSGSQQAFTMIAQLLLNPGDTVWVEEPGNSPANRLLDIAGAKVVPVPLDSEGIDVSRVPDRAAKPKLISVTPGGQWPMGMTMSLTRRLELIALAQRHQSWIIEDDYNGEFRYTGRPHPSLSSLDSSGQTIYMGTFSKLLFPSIRLGFLIVPKSLVPVFAYARFLQDRGSPPLVQMVLHRFIETGNFVKHIRRMRTLYAERQTVLYESLQKHLAGLVEVQQPESGMHLTAQGVTREAEVKLINAAVREKVEFHPVSLYSRTGSTTGMILGFAAYDRKSIQNAVRRWAKALKD from the coding sequence ATGCCGCGAAGAAATGAACACTTCGAATTCGATTGGATTCAGTTGAACGGCGAAGGGACGACGCCGGTCTATCAACAATTGGAGAACCAGTTGCGACAGGCCATCGTCGGTCAAATGCTGAAGCCCGAGGACCGGGTGCCATCCAGCCGCAACCTCGCGTCCGCAATCGGCGTGTCCCGAAACACGGTCTTGTCTGCTTATGAGCAGCTGATCTCCGAAGGCTATTTGGAGTCGGTTCGAGGCAGTGGAACACGCGTGGCGAAGATTCCGCCGCAAGCCTTCGATTTTAATTCGGCTCACACGGCCACCACACCGACGAAGCAATCCTCTGCAAGGCTTTCGACGCTTGGGCAACAGTTAGCGCAGGAAGCCCAATGGTTGCCGCCCGTTTCCAAGCGTCCCAAAGCCTTCACGCCGCATCTGCCAGCAACGGACGAGTTTCCAACTGCTCTTTGGAATCGATTTTCTGTTGAGCAGTCGCGTTGGTCTGATAAGCACCTGCGTCTTGGCGATCCGCAAGGCTACTATCCTTTGCGGGAATCGATCGCTCAGTACATGGCGGTCTCGCGAGGTTTGTCCTGCGAACCGGAACAGGTTGTGATGACCTCCGGCTCTCAACAAGCCTTCACGATGATCGCTCAGTTGTTGCTCAATCCCGGCGACACCGTTTGGGTGGAGGAACCCGGCAACTCGCCCGCCAACCGGTTGTTAGACATCGCGGGTGCGAAGGTGGTGCCCGTGCCTTTGGACTCGGAAGGGATCGATGTCTCTCGAGTTCCGGACCGTGCGGCGAAGCCCAAGCTGATCAGTGTGACTCCGGGAGGTCAGTGGCCGATGGGAATGACGATGAGTTTGACTCGGCGGTTGGAGTTGATCGCTCTGGCACAAAGGCATCAGAGTTGGATCATCGAGGACGACTACAACGGCGAGTTTCGTTACACGGGACGCCCCCATCCCTCTTTGAGCAGCCTCGACTCATCAGGCCAAACGATCTACATGGGGACGTTCAGCAAGTTGCTGTTCCCATCGATTCGGTTGGGCTTTTTGATCGTCCCAAAATCGCTGGTGCCCGTGTTTGCTTATGCTCGATTCCTTCAGGACCGAGGATCGCCGCCGTTGGTTCAAATGGTGCTGCATCGGTTCATTGAAACGGGGAACTTCGTCAAGCACATTCGTCGCATGCGAACGTTGTACGCCGAGCGTCAAACGGTGTTGTACGAATCGCTTCAGAAACATCTGGCCGGCCTCGTCGAAGTGCAACAACCCGAATCGGGAATGCATTTGACGGCTCAGGGCGTGACGCGAGAAGCCGAAGTAAAGCTGATCAACGCCGCCGTGCGTGAGAAGGTCGAGTTTCATCCGGTGAGCCTGTATTCACGCACCGGAAGTACCACTGGCATGATCCTCGGTTTCGCGGCGTACGACCGGAAATCGATTCAGAACGCCGTGCGTCGTTGGGCGAAAGCTCTGAAGGACTGA
- a CDS encoding CatB-related O-acetyltransferase, with translation MVLADGTEIRSVVQLNQVIDHPRMEIGDFTYFGHLEELDDYAGFLAPFLFPLSLERLVIGKFCQIAHGVRLITSSANHNMSGFSTYPFNNFTMHERTSPEEIQAMFDIPGRKGDTVIGNDVWIGMEAVVMPGVTIGDGAIIGARSVVAKDVAPYTIVAGNPAQCVKRRFDEETIQVLLEICWWNWPVERIEANVDAIVGCDLDALKQIDQA, from the coding sequence ATGGTTCTGGCGGACGGAACGGAAATCCGTTCGGTCGTTCAACTCAACCAGGTCATCGACCATCCTCGGATGGAAATTGGTGACTTCACTTACTTCGGTCATCTGGAGGAACTCGACGACTACGCTGGCTTTTTGGCACCGTTTCTTTTTCCGCTCAGCCTCGAACGTTTGGTCATTGGAAAGTTCTGTCAAATTGCTCACGGAGTGCGTCTGATTACCAGCTCCGCGAATCACAACATGAGCGGATTTTCGACTTACCCGTTCAACAACTTCACGATGCACGAGCGAACCTCGCCCGAGGAAATCCAGGCGATGTTTGACATCCCCGGTCGCAAAGGCGACACCGTGATTGGCAACGACGTTTGGATCGGAATGGAAGCCGTGGTGATGCCGGGTGTCACCATCGGCGACGGTGCGATCATCGGGGCTCGCAGCGTGGTGGCCAAAGATGTCGCTCCTTACACCATCGTTGCGGGAAACCCAGCCCAATGCGTCAAACGCCGATTTGATGAAGAAACAATCCAGGTATTGTTGGAAATCTGCTGGTGGAATTGGCCGGTCGAGCGTATCGAAGCCAACGTGGATGCGATCGTCGGCTGTGACTTGGATGCACTGAAGCAAATCGACCAAGCCTAA
- a CDS encoding cupin domain-containing protein, producing MPVVKVLRTDPITSDVDGNPMSTSLIEITFAPGASSPPHHHPGEVVGHVLEGTLEFKIEGQPLQTLHPGDTFFEPTMVLHEVARNPDNKASTRVLVTMVHPRNTKRLTIPAGEVENAKISPEANTEVIANQTCTIRVTDSVNRASFDESLPTIGVLLFDDVLMTEVTAPIDVFSKPSQDGKRLFNVVTVARKHQPVPMESGLRVLPDYSFDDCPDLNVLVVSSSYEMETIVASPDIVNFVRSQGAATDFTMSNCAGAHLIGASGIAEGKKIVTYIGGGELLQKTYPGLSVQDDRHVSFVKDGKMISSNGNLASYISALELLEVMTSKEHRAYVESHLYLERLQRYERFDRHLPGDTGAESNKDR from the coding sequence ATGCCGGTGGTGAAAGTGCTTCGGACCGATCCGATCACCAGCGATGTGGACGGAAACCCGATGTCCACCTCGCTGATCGAAATCACATTCGCTCCGGGGGCTTCGTCGCCGCCGCACCATCACCCCGGTGAAGTCGTGGGACATGTCCTGGAGGGCACGTTGGAGTTCAAGATCGAGGGCCAACCTCTTCAAACCCTCCACCCCGGCGACACGTTCTTTGAACCGACGATGGTGCTGCACGAAGTCGCACGCAATCCCGACAACAAGGCCTCCACGCGCGTGTTGGTCACCATGGTGCATCCTCGAAACACCAAACGTCTGACCATTCCCGCCGGGGAAGTCGAAAATGCAAAGATCTCGCCCGAAGCCAACACCGAGGTGATTGCCAACCAAACCTGCACGATTCGCGTTACAGACAGCGTCAATCGCGCTTCGTTCGATGAGTCCCTGCCGACGATTGGGGTACTGCTGTTCGATGATGTCTTGATGACGGAAGTCACCGCGCCGATCGATGTCTTTTCCAAACCCTCCCAAGATGGCAAACGTCTGTTCAACGTGGTGACGGTGGCGCGTAAACATCAACCGGTGCCGATGGAAAGCGGACTGCGGGTTCTGCCGGATTACTCCTTCGATGACTGCCCGGACTTGAACGTGTTGGTCGTGTCCAGCTCGTACGAGATGGAAACCATCGTGGCGTCGCCCGACATCGTGAATTTCGTTCGCTCCCAAGGCGCCGCAACGGATTTCACGATGAGCAACTGTGCCGGAGCCCACTTGATCGGAGCCTCCGGAATCGCAGAAGGCAAAAAGATCGTGACGTACATCGGCGGTGGCGAACTGTTGCAGAAGACTTACCCAGGTCTTTCAGTGCAGGACGATCGCCACGTCAGTTTTGTCAAAGACGGCAAGATGATTTCGTCCAATGGCAACCTTGCCAGCTACATCTCGGCCCTCGAACTTCTCGAAGTAATGACATCGAAGGAGCACCGCGCGTACGTCGAGTCGCATTTGTATCTTGAACGATTGCAGCGTTACGAGCGGTTCGACCGCCACCTTCCCGGCGACACCGGAGCAGAATCGAACAAAGATCGATAA
- a CDS encoding helix-turn-helix transcriptional regulator, with product MRRADRLFRIVEYLKARRETVTAKELGEELEVGVRTIYRDIADLRASGVPLTGEAGVGYLLSPNYVVRPLLFDDEELEALALGAQMVQSWADPAMAQAARRALDRITVVLPDSLADNIRQSTSYAYPSAGKPALQIDFTSLRRAIGTRHLVEFAYIDQNGSSTTRRIRPLAIIFLAPNWMVAAWCELRRDFRHFRVDRMQELVVLDEKFELEPGKTLDDMQRQCEEEFQKKSPSATS from the coding sequence TTGCGTCGGGCGGATCGTCTTTTTCGGATCGTTGAGTACCTCAAAGCCCGTCGCGAAACGGTCACCGCGAAGGAACTCGGTGAGGAGTTGGAGGTCGGCGTCCGCACGATCTATCGCGACATCGCTGATTTGCGGGCATCCGGAGTTCCGCTGACCGGAGAAGCCGGCGTCGGCTATTTGCTCAGCCCCAACTACGTGGTCCGGCCGCTGTTGTTTGACGATGAAGAGTTGGAGGCACTCGCTCTGGGAGCCCAAATGGTGCAGAGCTGGGCCGATCCAGCAATGGCTCAGGCGGCGCGGCGGGCGCTGGATCGCATCACCGTGGTTCTCCCTGACTCATTAGCCGACAACATTCGCCAATCCACTTCGTACGCCTACCCAAGTGCTGGCAAGCCAGCGCTGCAAATTGACTTCACCTCGCTCAGGCGAGCGATCGGCACGCGGCACTTGGTCGAGTTTGCCTACATCGATCAAAACGGGTCTTCCACCACCCGGCGAATTCGACCATTGGCCATCATCTTCCTGGCTCCCAATTGGATGGTGGCAGCCTGGTGCGAACTACGGCGCGATTTCCGGCATTTTCGCGTCGATCGCATGCAGGAGCTGGTTGTCCTCGACGAAAAATTCGAACTTGAACCTGGCAAGACGCTGGACGACATGCAACGGCAATGCGAAGAAGAGTTTCAAAAGAAATCACCTTCCGCTACAAGTTGA
- a CDS encoding acetate/propionate family kinase, with protein MNVLVFNVGSTTLKYACIDSETEDTIASGLLDRIGQPGGDAINHLIAAEDAIQNVGLQNVHAIGHRIVQGGSLFPEPTVATAEVLTRLKTLDTLAPLHNPSARAVAEGLTKMTAPQVLVFDTSYFASLSPAAYRYAVPEDWYSEHAVRRYGFHGTSHQFVTQKAIDFLGGHEQTKIISLHLGGGASATASIGGRAIDTSMGMTPLEGLVMASRSGDLDPAVVLHMTEHAGLSPSDVRDALNRRSGLFGLCGEPDMRAVLGRRQTGDPAATLAIDIYVRRIVKTIGSYIAVLGGLDALVFTAGVGQHSTEIRAMVCQSLGHFGISICPQKNETCRDDPSDLSSENARVRTLVVATNEELAIARLVRKTLL; from the coding sequence CGGAAACAGAAGACACCATCGCTTCCGGATTGTTGGATCGAATCGGACAACCCGGTGGCGATGCGATCAACCATTTGATTGCAGCGGAAGATGCCATCCAAAACGTCGGATTGCAGAATGTTCATGCGATTGGCCACCGGATCGTGCAGGGCGGAAGTTTGTTTCCCGAACCGACCGTTGCCACAGCGGAAGTCTTGACGCGTTTGAAGACGCTGGACACTCTTGCTCCTTTGCACAATCCATCCGCCCGCGCGGTCGCGGAAGGATTGACAAAGATGACGGCTCCGCAAGTCCTCGTGTTTGACACGTCCTATTTTGCCAGCCTTTCGCCGGCGGCCTATCGCTATGCGGTGCCAGAAGACTGGTACAGCGAACACGCCGTTCGCCGCTACGGATTTCACGGGACTTCCCACCAATTTGTGACTCAAAAAGCAATCGATTTTTTGGGTGGCCACGAACAAACCAAAATCATTTCGTTGCACCTGGGCGGCGGAGCCAGTGCCACCGCATCCATCGGCGGACGAGCCATCGACACCTCCATGGGCATGACACCGTTGGAAGGGTTGGTGATGGCGTCACGATCAGGAGACCTGGATCCGGCGGTGGTCTTGCACATGACCGAACACGCGGGTCTGTCGCCCAGCGACGTCCGCGACGCATTGAATCGACGAAGTGGGCTGTTTGGGCTGTGCGGCGAACCGGACATGCGTGCCGTCCTTGGCCGCCGACAAACCGGTGACCCAGCCGCCACCTTGGCCATCGACATTTATGTTCGGCGAATCGTCAAGACCATCGGCAGCTACATCGCCGTGTTGGGAGGATTGGACGCACTCGTGTTCACGGCGGGCGTTGGCCAGCACTCCACCGAAATTCGCGCAATGGTTTGCCAATCGCTTGGGCATTTTGGAATATCCATTTGTCCGCAGAAAAACGAAACCTGTCGCGATGATCCCTCGGACCTTTCATCAGAAAACGCCAGGGTTCGCACATTGGTGGTCGCCACTAACGAAGAACTCGCCATCGCGCGTTTGGTGCGAAAAACGTTGCTCTGA
- the rrtA gene encoding rhombosortase: MSAGQTLSQTRSGSNGTPMLSVCQREASERWRSPLTMILATIAIAAFAVPDFASFLQLDYVACRSGQWWRLMTGHLAHFGLGHLFWDLLMFVVLGAACERRHSKLFPIAVAAMALVISGTLLICRQDVTSYRGLSGIDTGLFAWFVLDQIRLAFSNRDRSSATIWSIGGCLLVGKLCYELFTGEILFVDANGFTPLVESHVCGAVVGATFAGLAGLSFRPQGRT, encoded by the coding sequence ATGAGTGCTGGACAGACGCTTTCGCAAACACGTTCTGGTTCCAATGGCACACCGATGCTTTCGGTGTGCCAGCGGGAAGCCAGCGAACGGTGGCGATCTCCTCTCACGATGATTCTCGCCACGATTGCCATCGCCGCATTCGCGGTTCCCGATTTCGCGTCCTTCTTGCAACTGGACTATGTTGCTTGCCGATCCGGTCAATGGTGGCGATTGATGACCGGTCATTTGGCTCATTTCGGATTGGGCCATTTGTTCTGGGACTTGCTGATGTTTGTTGTCCTGGGCGCTGCCTGTGAACGCCGACATTCAAAACTATTTCCGATCGCCGTCGCGGCGATGGCATTGGTGATCTCCGGCACCTTGCTGATTTGTCGCCAAGACGTCACTAGCTACCGAGGTCTCAGTGGAATCGACACGGGACTCTTTGCTTGGTTCGTGTTGGATCAAATTCGGCTTGCCTTTTCGAACCGAGACCGATCTTCCGCTACCATCTGGTCCATCGGCGGGTGTTTGCTGGTTGGCAAGTTGTGCTACGAGCTGTTCACTGGGGAAATCCTGTTCGTTGACGCCAATGGATTCACACCTCTGGTCGAATCTCACGTCTGTGGCGCCGTGGTCGGAGCAACCTTCGCTGGACTGGCTGGCCTATCCTTCCGTCCACAAGGTCGAACCTAA
- a CDS encoding carboxymuconolactone decarboxylase family protein yields MTSLDHHQENSMRANYFQLIPSEIRQLTSIESTMANYSIGTQLLELIKLRVSQINGCSFCVSLHTQQLRLMNETNERIDLVSVWQEAPCYTDRERTAFRWAESLTRLADERGIHDPLYTEAVNEFGEEGLSQLSLAVAMINTWNRLAVPFQTDHQFIASLLQHSATTN; encoded by the coding sequence GTGACGTCGCTCGACCACCACCAGGAGAACTCAATGCGAGCCAATTACTTTCAGTTGATTCCAAGCGAGATTCGGCAACTGACCAGCATCGAATCCACGATGGCGAACTACTCGATCGGAACGCAACTGCTGGAACTGATCAAGCTCCGCGTGTCGCAAATCAATGGCTGTTCGTTTTGTGTCAGCCTGCACACTCAGCAGCTTCGTTTGATGAACGAAACCAACGAACGCATCGATTTAGTCAGCGTTTGGCAGGAGGCTCCTTGCTACACCGACCGGGAACGCACGGCTTTCCGGTGGGCAGAGTCGTTGACTCGCCTCGCGGACGAACGCGGCATTCACGACCCGCTCTATACCGAAGCCGTGAATGAGTTCGGCGAAGAAGGGCTCAGTCAGCTGAGCTTAGCTGTCGCCATGATCAACACATGGAACCGCTTGGCCGTTCCATTCCAAACCGATCATCAATTCATCGCGTCCTTATTGCAGCACTCCGCCACCACCAATTGA
- a CDS encoding alpha/beta fold hydrolase codes for MATSDQLLSTQFPRPTLLDINGIQLEVFEAGQQNAGNPIVLCHGWPEHAFSWRHQVPMLVEAGYHVIVPNQRGYGNSSKPAEVTDYDIEHLTADLVGLLDHFGYEDAVFVGHDWGAMVVWSLALLHPTRVSHVINLSLPYQERGEVPWIEFMEQVFGADNYFVHFNRQPGVADAVFDHHTRQFLRNLFRKNVPPREPDPGMPLINLAKAKAPLGDPIMSDDELDVFVSAFESTGFTSAIRWYQNLDRDWHQLADADPIIQQSSLMIYGNRDMIPPSERLQEFVPNVDVVHLDCGHWIQQEMPEATNEAILSWLKRNHQKASRPRPVVKGSISI; via the coding sequence ATGGCGACGAGCGACCAACTTCTATCAACACAATTTCCAAGACCGACTCTTCTCGATATCAACGGAATCCAGCTCGAAGTCTTCGAAGCTGGTCAGCAGAATGCGGGCAACCCGATTGTGCTTTGTCATGGTTGGCCCGAGCACGCTTTCTCTTGGCGGCATCAGGTGCCAATGCTCGTCGAAGCGGGGTACCACGTCATCGTGCCGAATCAACGAGGCTATGGAAACTCATCGAAGCCCGCCGAGGTCACCGACTACGACATCGAGCATTTGACGGCGGACTTGGTGGGACTGCTGGACCACTTTGGTTACGAAGACGCTGTTTTTGTCGGTCATGATTGGGGGGCGATGGTGGTTTGGAGTTTGGCGTTGTTGCATCCAACCCGTGTGAGCCACGTGATCAACCTGAGCTTGCCATATCAGGAGCGTGGCGAAGTGCCATGGATCGAGTTCATGGAGCAGGTGTTCGGAGCCGACAACTACTTCGTTCATTTCAATCGGCAGCCTGGCGTGGCCGATGCGGTGTTCGATCATCACACTCGCCAATTTCTACGCAACTTGTTCCGCAAAAACGTGCCTCCGCGAGAGCCCGACCCGGGAATGCCACTGATCAACCTGGCCAAAGCGAAGGCACCGTTGGGCGATCCCATCATGAGCGACGATGAGTTGGATGTGTTTGTGTCGGCGTTTGAGTCGACGGGGTTCACTTCCGCCATCCGTTGGTACCAAAACCTCGATCGCGATTGGCATCAGTTGGCGGATGCGGATCCGATCATCCAGCAGTCGTCGTTGATGATCTATGGAAATCGCGACATGATTCCGCCATCGGAAAGGTTGCAGGAGTTCGTTCCCAACGTCGATGTGGTGCATTTGGATTGCGGGCATTGGATTCAACAAGAGATGCCGGAAGCAACCAACGAAGCCATTTTGAGTTGGTTGAAACGCAACCACCAAAAGGCTTCTCGTCCACGACCGGTTGTGAAAGGTTCGATCAGCATCTAG
- a CDS encoding VIT domain-containing protein, producing MNAHGFQATFRKPWRLVAGFTAAFTVLASLFALTSSANAGYSVLSGVPVTQGQMQIEEGDFEELKQRHTHANRCFPLKETRVEADISGVLARVRVSQVFQNPYADRLEALYAFPLPENSAVDAYSFQIGERVIVGEVKRREQARQEYESARDEGRKAALLEQERPNLFSQSIANIPANGEVTVHIEYVHALDIDEDRYVFRFPMVVGPRFIPGNALSRPNVGRGWGNDTDQVSDASRITPDFLPEGMRNGNDVFVTVNIDGGMPIQEVVAVTHELDIEKKSETHAVATLKNQSTIADKDFVVEYRLAGNDSTLASLTHRESATEDGYVMLALQPKWNIEPTEITPREVILVLDTSGSMNGPAISQLRLFADHVLDHLNPNDRFRVISFNNQSNAFRTEACEATAENITAAKQFVRRLRAGGGTNLLPALQLALGDRADESTRPRYMVLMTDALVGDDHSILGYLRRPEFQDARVYPIAFGAAPNDYLIGRAAELGRGFSMQVTNQDNATVIAKRFHELTSQPYMTDLQIDWGGLTIKDLAPSRLPDLYAGKPLVVLGRYDTPATGTITLKGNVQGHAVQMQLELELPEQESAHDSIGPVWARQRIRQIWNRDIGNETPEGRSEITELGLKHQLMTQYTSFVAVEQTLSEPPTGQLVTEDVPGLMPEGMTEKSVGQSRVNPRTNQPATQATAQLPTPQPPTAQMPAAVDTPTPIPSSGGSPYRGGGGGGGPISPITGLVSIGGAAAAWMRRRRNQAENDNATEGSSQQDRV from the coding sequence ATGAACGCTCACGGCTTCCAAGCTACCTTTCGAAAACCATGGCGACTGGTCGCCGGATTCACGGCCGCCTTCACCGTTTTGGCATCGCTCTTCGCTTTGACATCGTCGGCAAACGCAGGGTACTCCGTCTTGAGCGGAGTTCCGGTCACTCAAGGTCAGATGCAAATCGAGGAGGGTGACTTCGAAGAGCTAAAACAGCGTCACACCCACGCCAACCGCTGCTTTCCGCTCAAAGAAACTCGCGTGGAAGCAGACATTTCGGGAGTGCTGGCCCGCGTTCGGGTCTCTCAAGTTTTCCAGAACCCCTACGCCGATCGGTTGGAAGCCTTGTACGCCTTTCCACTGCCCGAAAACAGTGCCGTCGACGCGTACTCATTCCAGATTGGCGAGCGTGTGATCGTCGGCGAAGTGAAACGACGCGAACAGGCACGACAAGAATACGAGAGTGCTCGCGACGAGGGACGCAAAGCCGCTTTGCTGGAACAAGAACGCCCAAATCTGTTCTCACAATCCATCGCTAACATTCCTGCCAACGGCGAAGTCACCGTGCACATCGAATACGTGCATGCGTTGGACATCGATGAAGACCGCTATGTCTTTCGGTTCCCCATGGTCGTCGGCCCTCGATTCATTCCCGGCAACGCTTTGAGTCGCCCCAACGTGGGTCGCGGATGGGGCAATGACACCGACCAAGTTTCCGATGCCTCACGCATCACCCCCGACTTTCTGCCCGAAGGCATGCGAAACGGGAACGATGTTTTCGTGACCGTGAACATCGACGGAGGGATGCCCATCCAAGAAGTCGTCGCGGTGACTCACGAGCTCGACATCGAAAAGAAGTCGGAGACTCATGCCGTCGCAACACTGAAAAATCAATCCACAATCGCTGACAAAGACTTTGTGGTCGAGTACCGCCTGGCTGGCAACGACAGCACGCTTGCATCACTGACCCATCGCGAATCCGCGACGGAGGACGGCTATGTCATGCTGGCCTTGCAACCCAAGTGGAACATTGAGCCGACGGAGATCACTCCCCGAGAAGTGATCCTGGTCCTCGACACCAGCGGTTCGATGAACGGCCCCGCGATCAGTCAACTGCGTTTGTTCGCCGACCATGTGCTCGATCATCTCAATCCCAACGATCGCTTCCGCGTCATCTCGTTCAACAACCAATCCAACGCCTTTCGAACCGAGGCCTGCGAGGCAACCGCCGAGAACATCACCGCCGCAAAGCAGTTCGTCAGACGTTTACGTGCCGGAGGCGGCACGAACTTGCTCCCCGCCCTTCAACTGGCATTGGGAGATCGTGCGGACGAGTCCACGCGACCGCGTTACATGGTTTTGATGACCGACGCGTTGGTTGGCGACGACCATTCCATCTTGGGATATCTGCGACGACCTGAATTCCAAGATGCTCGGGTCTATCCCATCGCGTTCGGCGCGGCCCCCAACGACTACTTGATCGGACGTGCCGCAGAGCTCGGACGTGGGTTCTCGATGCAGGTGACCAATCAAGACAACGCGACCGTCATCGCGAAACGCTTTCACGAACTCACCAGCCAACCCTACATGACCGACTTGCAAATCGATTGGGGTGGGTTGACTATCAAAGACCTCGCCCCTTCGCGTTTGCCTGATTTGTATGCGGGCAAGCCATTGGTAGTTCTGGGAAGATACGACACGCCCGCGACGGGAACCATCACGCTGAAAGGGAATGTCCAAGGCCACGCCGTCCAGATGCAACTGGAACTGGAACTTCCGGAACAAGAATCCGCCCACGACTCCATCGGTCCCGTTTGGGCCCGCCAGCGGATCCGACAAATTTGGAATCGCGACATTGGCAACGAGACTCCTGAAGGACGATCTGAAATCACCGAGTTGGGCCTGAAGCATCAACTGATGACCCAGTACACGTCCTTTGTCGCGGTGGAACAAACACTCAGCGAACCACCGACCGGACAACTCGTCACCGAGGACGTTCCCGGCCTGATGCCGGAAGGAATGACCGAAAAATCAGTCGGCCAATCGCGGGTGAATCCTCGAACCAATCAACCTGCAACGCAGGCAACCGCCCAGCTTCCGACCCCACAGCCACCAACCGCCCAAATGCCCGCTGCGGTGGACACGCCAACTCCGATCCCATCATCCGGCGGCAGCCCCTATCGCGGTGGTGGCGGAGGAGGCGGTCCCATCAGCCCCATCACTGGACTCGTCTCGATCGGCGGTGCAGCCGCCGCCTGGATGCGGCGTCGTCGAAACCAAGCCGAAAACGACAACGCCACCGAAGGCTCCTCTCAACAGGATCGTGTTTGA